The following coding sequences are from one Apodemus sylvaticus chromosome X, mApoSyl1.1, whole genome shotgun sequence window:
- the LOC127675266 gene encoding cancer/testis antigen 55-like produces the protein MHRLISRLRTLFHRKADQKEARGEQQRLLEDSTTLQNKQQVVAGSSSNYDWIPEHIHFSADSMTGDNPPKAEQKLPAAAEEQNTCGLNAATVDAFSDDHGEEPSESHMRVLLGCITSLVGDTDYNDHELSFSLDIACKDFQPYNGDLVEIEFSEEQDTQSRRATLVKPLKHCHVNEVRVTKTDGRTGVLEDTIFFTLDSLKLPSGYVPQPDDVVNVVAVQSIQPNYFWRAVAMTPVVL, from the exons ATGCACCGGCTAATTTCCAGACTTCGTACCCTCTTTCACAGGAAAGCGGATCAAAAGGAGGCGAGAGGAGAGCAGCAGAGGCTCTTGGAAG ATAGTACTACATTACAAAACAAACAGCAAGTTGTGGCAGGGTCCAGTAGTAACTATGACTGGATCCCTGAGCACATCCACTTCAGTGCTGACAGCATGACTGGTGACAACCCTCCGAAAGCTGAACAAAAACTTCCTGCAGCTGCGGAAGAACAAAACACTTGTGGATTGAACGCAGCCACA GTGGATGCTTTCTCTGATGACCATGGCGAAGAACCATCAGAATCTCACATGAGAGTTTTGCTTGGCTGTATTACCTCTCTAGTGGGTGACACTGACTACAATGATCATGAATTGTCCTTCTCTCTAGACATTGCTTGCAAAG ATTTTCAACCTTATAATGGGGACCTGGTAGAAATTGAGTTTTCTGAGGAGCAAGACACACAGAGCAGAAGAGCCACCTTGGTGAAGCCTCTGAAACATTGTCATGTGAATGAG gTCCGTGTTACCAAAACAGATGGAAGAACTGGGGTGTTGGAAGACACCATATTTTTCACCTTGGATTCTCTTAAACTTCCTTCTGGATATGTGCCGCAACCAGATGATGTTGTCAATGTGGTTGCAGTACAGAGTATTCAACCCAACTATTTCTGGAGAGCAGTTGCAATGACCCCAGTAGTACTGTAG
- the LOC127675132 gene encoding small integral membrane protein 10-like protein 2A, whose product MAVTSALSAAAAAAALSGLAVRLSRWAATRSSYGAFCKGLTRTLLTFFDLAWRLRVNFPYFYMVASVMLNVRLQVRIE is encoded by the coding sequence ATGGCGGTGACCTCAGCCCTCTCTgctgcagcggcggcggcggccctGTCTGGCTTGGCCGTGCGACTGTCGCGGTGGGCGGCGACGCGCAGCTCCTACGGTGCCTTCTGCAAGGGGCTCACGCGCACGCTACTCACCTTCTTCGACCTGGCCTGGCGCCTGCGCGTGAACTTCCCCTACTTCTACATGGTGGCCTCGGTGATGCTCAACGTCCGCCTGCAGGTGCGGATCGAGTGA